From the Amycolatopsis thermoflava N1165 genome, one window contains:
- a CDS encoding SPFH domain-containing protein — protein sequence MGTAAIIVVAVIALFVIVTIAKAIMVVPQAQAAVIERLGRFKSVASPGLNFLVPFLDKVRARIDLREQVVSFPPQPVITEDNLTVSIDTVVYFQVTDARAAVYEISNYIVGVEQLTTTTLRNVVGGMTLEQALTSRDQINNQLRGVLDDATGRWGIRVARVELKAIDPPPSIQDSMEKQMRADREKRAMILNAEGQREAQIKTAEGQKQSQILAAEGAKQATIMAAEAERQSRILRAQGERAARYLQAQGQAKAIEKVFAAVKAGKPTPEVLAYQYLQTLPQMAQGDANKVWLVPSDYGNALQQFARAFAKQDADGVFRYEPAETDGAEPPTLDDEEVASWFDTSTDPRIAEAVREAEAVARQEVPGPLSHQPQPPAPPATSALRGNPVTEEAQEAPAVEPPAPEPISPPTTPQPQFPTAGGQQGQLPTRSPGQHYGNPPRPQYPPQQPPPAPPQQ from the coding sequence TTGGGAACCGCAGCGATCATTGTTGTCGCGGTCATCGCCCTGTTCGTGATCGTGACGATCGCGAAGGCGATCATGGTGGTCCCGCAGGCCCAGGCCGCGGTGATCGAGCGGCTGGGCAGATTCAAGTCGGTCGCCTCGCCCGGCCTGAACTTCCTGGTGCCGTTCCTGGACAAGGTGCGGGCCCGCATCGACCTGCGCGAGCAGGTCGTGTCGTTCCCGCCGCAGCCGGTGATCACCGAGGACAACCTGACGGTGTCCATCGACACGGTCGTCTACTTCCAGGTGACCGACGCGCGCGCCGCGGTGTACGAGATCTCCAACTACATCGTCGGTGTCGAGCAACTGACCACCACGACGCTGCGCAACGTGGTCGGCGGCATGACGCTGGAGCAGGCGCTGACCTCCCGCGACCAGATCAACAACCAGCTGCGCGGCGTGCTCGACGACGCCACCGGCCGGTGGGGCATCCGCGTGGCGCGGGTCGAGCTCAAGGCGATCGACCCGCCGCCCTCCATCCAGGACTCGATGGAGAAGCAGATGCGCGCCGACCGGGAGAAGCGCGCGATGATCCTCAACGCCGAAGGTCAGCGGGAAGCGCAGATCAAGACGGCGGAGGGGCAGAAGCAGTCGCAGATCCTCGCCGCGGAGGGCGCCAAGCAGGCCACCATCATGGCGGCCGAGGCGGAGCGGCAGTCGCGGATCCTGCGGGCGCAGGGTGAGCGCGCGGCCCGCTACCTGCAGGCGCAGGGCCAGGCCAAGGCGATCGAGAAGGTGTTCGCCGCGGTGAAGGCCGGCAAGCCGACGCCGGAGGTGCTGGCCTACCAGTACCTGCAGACGCTGCCGCAGATGGCGCAGGGCGACGCGAACAAGGTGTGGCTGGTGCCCAGCGACTACGGCAACGCGCTGCAGCAGTTCGCCCGCGCGTTCGCCAAGCAGGACGCCGACGGCGTGTTCCGGTACGAGCCCGCCGAGACCGACGGCGCCGAGCCGCCCACCCTGGACGACGAAGAGGTCGCCAGCTGGTTCGACACCTCCACCGACCCGCGGATCGCCGAGGCGGTGCGCGAGGCCGAGGCGGTGGCGCGGCAGGAGGTGCCCGGCCCGCTGTCGCACCAGCCGCAGCCGCCGGCCCCGCCGGCGACCAGTGCGCTGCGCGGCAACCCGGTGACCGAGGAGGCGCAGGAGGCGCCGGCCGTGGAGCCCCCGGCCCCCGAGCCGATCTCGCCGCCCACCACGCCGCAACCGCAGTTCCCCACGGCGGGCGGACAGCAGGGCCAGCTGCCGACCCGCAGCCCGGGCCAGCACTACGGCAACCCGCCGCGGCCCCAGTACCCGCCGCAGCAGCCGCCACCCGCGCCGCCGCAGCAGTAG
- a CDS encoding MFS transporter, whose translation MVLGRDEADTVLQAQTSQKTTQVRRAAFASAIGTTIEWYDFFLYNTAAALIFPQLFFPASSSYAGAMQSFATYAVGFAARPVGAAIFGYWGDRIGRKTTLVVTLLMMGIASGVVGVLPGAATIGIAAPLILVTLRLIQGIAIGGEWSGSVLLAMEWGDQRKRGLLGSFAQIGVPVGLVLGTGGMTLLSALLPEEAFDSWGWRLPFLASLLLVAVGLVIRLRILETPMFAKVVAQQRTSRSPVADAVKHHWREILLSAGLRFSEQMPFYLYTSYVLVYVVAEHGYSKTFVLNAVLLGAAVELALILWFSQLSDRIGRKRVYLTGAVLTGLLAFPYFAVLKNGGEVLIFVAVVVSMIPHAMQYGPQAALIGESFPTHLRYGGAGLGYQLASVFAGGPAPLLATWLLHTTGTPYSISAYVVLSAVVTIVCVALLKDRSRADITDDAVYRR comes from the coding sequence ATGGTTCTCGGACGCGACGAAGCGGACACCGTTCTCCAGGCACAGACCAGCCAGAAGACCACTCAGGTGCGGCGCGCGGCTTTCGCCAGCGCCATCGGCACGACCATCGAGTGGTACGACTTCTTCCTCTACAACACGGCCGCGGCACTGATCTTCCCGCAGCTGTTCTTCCCCGCCTCCTCCAGCTACGCGGGGGCGATGCAGTCCTTCGCCACCTACGCCGTCGGGTTCGCCGCGCGGCCCGTGGGCGCGGCGATCTTCGGCTACTGGGGCGACCGGATCGGCCGCAAGACCACGCTCGTCGTCACGCTGCTGATGATGGGCATCGCCTCCGGCGTCGTCGGGGTGCTGCCCGGCGCGGCGACCATCGGGATCGCGGCGCCGCTGATCCTGGTGACGCTGCGGCTGATCCAGGGCATCGCGATCGGCGGCGAGTGGAGCGGCTCGGTGCTGCTCGCGATGGAGTGGGGCGACCAGCGCAAGCGAGGTCTGCTGGGCAGTTTCGCGCAGATCGGCGTGCCGGTCGGGCTCGTGCTCGGCACCGGCGGCATGACCCTGCTGTCCGCGTTGCTGCCCGAGGAGGCGTTCGACTCGTGGGGCTGGCGGCTGCCGTTCCTGGCCAGCCTGCTGCTCGTCGCCGTCGGCCTGGTGATCCGGCTGCGCATCCTGGAGACCCCGATGTTCGCGAAGGTCGTGGCGCAGCAGCGGACGTCGCGCAGCCCGGTGGCCGACGCGGTCAAGCACCACTGGCGGGAGATCCTGCTCTCGGCCGGGCTGCGGTTCAGCGAGCAGATGCCGTTCTACCTCTACACCAGCTACGTGCTGGTGTACGTGGTCGCCGAGCACGGCTACTCGAAGACGTTCGTGCTCAACGCCGTCCTGCTCGGCGCGGCGGTGGAGCTGGCGCTGATCCTGTGGTTCTCGCAGCTGTCGGACCGGATCGGGCGGAAACGGGTGTACCTGACCGGGGCGGTGCTGACCGGGCTGCTGGCGTTCCCGTACTTCGCGGTGCTGAAGAACGGCGGCGAGGTGCTCATCTTCGTCGCCGTCGTGGTGTCGATGATCCCGCACGCCATGCAGTACGGGCCGCAGGCCGCGCTGATCGGCGAGAGCTTCCCGACGCACCTGCGCTACGGCGGCGCCGGGCTCGGCTACCAGCTGGCGTCGGTGTTCGCGGGCGGCCCGGCGCCGCTGCTGGCGACCTGGCTGCTGCACACCACCGGGACGCCGTACTCCATCTCGGCCTACGTGGTGCTCTCGGCGGTGGTCACGATCGTCTGCGTGGCGCTGCTGAAGGACCGCTCGCGAGCCGACATCACCGACGACGCGGTCTACCGGCGCTGA
- a CDS encoding TetR/AcrR family transcriptional regulator, producing MTEPKPLRADARRNRARVLAAAETVFAAKGTGAPTEEVAREAGVGIGTVFRHFPTKEALLEAVLADRMRRFAEEAQSFAAAHDPESAFFVFLARWADVSAAKNAYTDALAAAGAEVPRLAAEVGAKVRDALGALLSRAQQAGAVREDVGVAELIALMVGASRAAEYAGDDAGLRARTLGIVFDGLRPR from the coding sequence ATGACGGAACCGAAGCCGCTGCGCGCCGACGCCCGCCGCAACCGGGCGCGGGTGCTGGCCGCCGCCGAGACGGTGTTCGCCGCCAAGGGCACCGGCGCGCCGACCGAAGAGGTCGCGCGGGAGGCGGGCGTGGGCATCGGGACCGTGTTCCGGCACTTCCCGACCAAGGAGGCGCTGCTGGAGGCGGTGCTGGCCGACCGGATGCGCCGGTTCGCCGAGGAGGCGCAGTCGTTCGCGGCCGCGCACGACCCAGAGAGCGCTTTCTTCGTGTTCCTCGCGCGCTGGGCGGACGTGTCCGCCGCCAAGAACGCCTACACCGACGCGCTGGCCGCCGCCGGCGCCGAGGTGCCCCGGCTCGCCGCCGAGGTCGGTGCGAAGGTGCGGGACGCGCTGGGCGCGTTGCTGTCGCGGGCGCAGCAGGCGGGCGCGGTGCGCGAGGACGTCGGGGTCGCCGAGCTGATCGCGTTGATGGTCGGCGCCTCGCGCGCCGCGGAGTACGCCGGCGACGACGCCGGGCTGCGCGCCCGCACGCTGGGGATCGTCTTCGACGGGCTGCGCCCCCGCTGA